From the Lepisosteus oculatus isolate fLepOcu1 chromosome 1, fLepOcu1.hap2, whole genome shotgun sequence genome, one window contains:
- the troap gene encoding uncharacterized protein troap isoform X2: MASCLALREQNRPAGAQEREPGLSYPAQGKRGASKPGAAQAGDRRRGVDAENCDPSSACPHPGGGVPLTGIPPGGKSGVLPVSLGPQKPRLPIDFKEAHRRWEERLQKGKAKKKPCTKPEPFNFSQPAAPRAALLSKKFSHAAGAETDRAEQLPSSQAVEAVQSVSDGAQPAVPVINRAAQPPRPDQCARPAASKPARPLGPLSRDAGQPELREGSTDAHPRPRNTVLCVNPAVGVTEQPAHPTGTHPGPPVPRRPVGAPHTEHSWRVFARDPTQPSPSKTRDSKSPPVSGPVLCGPSESRKVGWLPHHAAFPLAKQTVQFADPPSGRPGQCLTPVFSPGLQSARRALCHSARGAVLPHYTDTTLGSTGHSAVPAPHASYSQVPGTGQSVTGNAVQCEHSTPGNSVPGVPPLTGSTVQLENGNLVQCEHLKPGNSVPGVPPVTGNSVQGEHSEPGNSVPGVPPVTGNSVQGEHSEPGNSVPGIPPVTGNFVQGEHSEPGNSVQPVNENSGSDPEPITQNTADTALTGGPVPFTPDPAALRRILASEAEHCPASLRGSSVCMPRKMLLSKGRSAVVSDGAGSVPFSPDPEALRSILRNEGLRARAPLGEQSRASVRGSSICMPRRIPKAKAQKAGATGPGDEQAVTAQLSMPRRVPNTRPSSMRKLGQSVFRTPVFRTTPRVEGYSKDPGLYKEQDSVVQELRFEEQEQRAADGSGTGSRPDARSEIAAPSPVLEREDQGPREEETGRRQLPERDGAGVPQPFLQAPHRASVIVFSQGPRVHREDAVQESVLAPRAGPGSGREGRVQTWQPGLLLSGGHPDVEQSVPETAACPQGKLPPTAPALAGSTPAPPTGTRLRRPRPLVPSLQEALLDEECAFYTSCGPAPPRPAPIRRCANPLARTFDFEDSLFEPISSPSSAEEQSFM; the protein is encoded by the exons ATGGCTTCCTGCCTTGCCCTGCGCGAACAGAACCGCCCCGCCGGCGCACA GGAAAGAGAGCCCGGCCTCAGCTACCCTGCCCAAGGAAAGAGGGGCGCTTCCAAACCGGGGGCGGCCCAGGCTGGGGATCGTCGCCGGGGCGTCGATGCCGAGAACTGCGACCCCTCCTCCGCCTGCCCCCATCCTGGGGGGGGTGTTCCCCTGACGGGAATCCCCCCAGGAGGAAAATCGGGGgttctccctgtctccctcggACCGCAGAAGCCCAGACTGCCCATTGACTTCAAGGAGGCTCATCGCCGATGGGAGGAGAGGCTGCAGAAG GGCAAAGCAAAAAAGAAGCCGTGCACCAAGCCAGAGCCCTTCAACTTCAGTCAGCCAGCGGCCCCCAGGGCGGCGCTGTTGAGTAAAAAGTTTTCGCATGCAGCAGGGGCTGAGACGGACCGAGCTGAACAGCTGCCCTCTAGCCAGGCGGTGGAAGCTGTGCAGTCCGTGAGCGATGGAGCCCAGCCTGCTGTACCAGTCATCAACAGGGCCGCACAGCCTCCGCGTCCGGACCAGTGTGCTCGCCCAGCAGCGAGCAAGCCAGCCCGGCCCCTGGGCCCCCTGTCCAGAGACGCGGGGCAGCCTGAGCTTCGTGAAGGCAGCACAGATGCCCATCCAAGGCCACGAAATACCGTCCTCTGTGTAAACCCGGCAGTGGGCGTCACAGAGCAGCCTGCACACCCAACAGGAACGCACCCGGGACCGCCTGTACCTCGCAGGCCCGTTGGTGCTCCCCATACCGAACACTCGTGGAGGGTCTTTGCACGGGACCCTACACAACCAAGCCCTTCTAAAACCAGGGACTCGAAATCGCCACCAGTCAGTGGCCCAGTTCTCTGTGGGCCCAGTGAATCGAGGAAGGTTGGCTGGCTGCCACATCATGCTGCTTTTCCACTGGCTAAACAGACTGTCCAGTTTGCAGACCCACCCTCTGGCCGACCTGGCCAGTGCTTAACGCCGGTGTTCAGCCCTGGGCTCCAGTCGGCACGGCGAGCCCTGTGCCATTCTGCCAGGGGTGCAGTCCTGCCCCACTACACGGACACCACCCTGGGCAGCACCGGGCACAGTGCTGTCCCAGCTCCTCACGCTAGCTATTCCCAGGTGCCTGGGACAGGGCAGTCGGTGACTGGGAACGCTGTCCAGTGTGAACACTCAACGCCTGGGAATTCTGTCCCTGGTGTCCCACCTTTGACTGGGAGTACAGTTCAACTAGAGAATGGGAATTTGGTCCAGTGTGAACACTTAAAGCCTGGGAATTCTGTCCCCGGTGTCCCACCTGTGACTGGGAATTCTGTCCAGGGCGAACACTCGGAGCCTGGGAATTCTGTCCCCGGTGTCCCACCTGTGACTGGGAATTCTGTCCAGGGCGAACACTCGGAGCCTGGGAATTCTGTCCCCGGCATCCCACCTGTGACTGGGAATTTTGTCCAGGGCGAACACTCGGAGCCTGGGAATTCTGTTCAGCCAGTGAATGAGAATTCTGGTTCTGATCCAGAGCCCATCACGCAGAACACGGCCGACACTGCGCTGACAG GTGGGCCCGTGCCCTTCACCCCTGACCCCGCGGCCCTCCGCCGTATCCTGGCCAGCGAGGCGGAGCACTGCCCGGCCTCCCTGAGGGGCAGCTCTGTCTGCATG CCCAGGAAGATGCTGCTGTCCAAGGGCCGGAGTGCTGTGGTCAGTGATGGAG CTGGCTCGGTGCCCTTCTCCCCGGACCCCGAGGCTCTTCGCAGTATCCTGCGCAACGAGGGGCTGAGAGCCAGGGCGCCCCTGGGGGAGCAGAGCAGAGCCTCGGTCAGGGGCAGCTCCATCTGCATG CCCCGCAGGATCCCGAAGGCGAAGGCCCAGAAGGCAGGAGCGACAGGCCCAG GCGATGAGCAGGCTGTGACAGCTCAGCTGTCGATGCCCCGCAGAGTCCCCAACACACGGCCGAGCTCCATG AGAAAATTGGGACAGTCCGTCTTCCGCACTCCTGTCTTCAGGACCACCCCTAGAGTTGAGGGTTACTCCAAAGACCCTGGactgtacaaagag CAGGACAGCGTGGTCCAGGAGCTCCGGTTCGAGGAGCAGGAGCAGCGTGCCGCGGACGGGAGCGGGACGGGCTCGCGGCCTGACGCGCGGTCCGAG ATTGCTGCCCCCTCTCCTGTCCTGGAGAGAGAAGATCAGGGGCCCAGGGAGGAGGAGACGGGGCGTCGGCAGCTGCCGGAACGAGACGGGGCCGGGGTCCCCCAGCCCTTTCTGCAGGCCCCCCACCGGGCGTCTGTTATAGTGTTCTCCCAGGGtcccagggtgcacagggaagaCGCTGTTCAGGAGAGTGTCCTGGCTCCGCGGGCTGGGCCTGGGAGTGGGCGAGAGGGGCGGGTCCAGACCTGGCAGCCGGGCCTCCTCCTCTCCGGAGGGCATCCCGACGTGGAGCAGAGCGTTCCGGAGACAGCGGCATGCCCCCAAGGGAAACTCCCACCTACGGCGCCCGCCCTTGCAG GCAGCACGCCGGCGCCTCCTACAGGCACCAGACTGCGACGGCCCCGCCCCCTGGTCCCGTCTCTCCAGGAGGCCCTGCTGGACGAGGAGTGCGCCTTCTACACGTCCTGCGGCCCCGCCCCCCCGCGCCCCGCCCCCATCCGCCGCTGCGCCAACCCGCTGGCTCGCACCTTCGACTTCGAGGACTCGCTC TTCGAGCCAATCTCCTCGCCCTCATCGGCTGAAGAGCAGAGTTTTATGTAA
- the troap gene encoding uncharacterized protein troap isoform X3, whose amino-acid sequence MASCLALREQNRPAGAQEREPGLSYPAQGKRGASKPGAAQAGDRRRGVDAENCDPSSACPHPGGGVPLTGIPPGGKSGVLPVSLGPQKPRLPIDFKEAHRRWEERLQKGKAKKKPCTKPEPFNFSQPAAPRAALLSKKFSHAAGAETDRAEQLPSSQAVEAVQSVSDGAQPAVPVINRAAQPPRPDQCARPAASKPARPLGPLSRDAGQPELREGSTDAHPRPRNTVLCVNPAVGVTEQPAHPTGTHPGPPVPRRPVGAPHTEHSWRVFARDPTQPSPSKTRDSKSPPVSGPVLCGPSESRKVGWLPHHAAFPLAKQTVQFADPPSGRPGQCLTPVFSPGLQSARRALCHSARGAVLPHYTDTTLGSTGHSAVPAPHASYSQVPGTGQSVTGNAVQCEHSTPGNSVPGVPPLTGSTVQLENGNLVQCEHLKPGNSVPGVPPVTGNSVQGEHSEPGNSVPGVPPVTGNSVQGEHSEPGNSVPGIPPVTGNFVQGEHSEPGNSVQPVNENSGSDPEPITQNTADTALTGGPVPFTPDPAALRRILASEAEHCPASLRGSSVCMPRKMLLSKGRSAVVSDGAGSVPFSPDPEALRSILRNEGLRARAPLGEQSRASVRGSSICMPRRIPKAKAQKAGATGPGDEQAVTAQLSMPRRVPNTRPSSMRKLGQSVFRTPVFRTTPRVEGYSKDPGLYKEDSVVQELRFEEQEQRAADGSGTGSRPDARSEIAAPSPVLEREDQGPREEETGRRQLPERDGAGVPQPFLQAPHRASVIVFSQGPRVHREDAVQESVLAPRAGPGSGREGRVQTWQPGLLLSGGHPDVEQSVPETAACPQGKLPPTAPALAGSTPAPPTGTRLRRPRPLVPSLQEALLDEECAFYTSCGPAPPRPAPIRRCANPLARTFDFEDSLQFEPISSPSSAEEQSFM is encoded by the exons ATGGCTTCCTGCCTTGCCCTGCGCGAACAGAACCGCCCCGCCGGCGCACA GGAAAGAGAGCCCGGCCTCAGCTACCCTGCCCAAGGAAAGAGGGGCGCTTCCAAACCGGGGGCGGCCCAGGCTGGGGATCGTCGCCGGGGCGTCGATGCCGAGAACTGCGACCCCTCCTCCGCCTGCCCCCATCCTGGGGGGGGTGTTCCCCTGACGGGAATCCCCCCAGGAGGAAAATCGGGGgttctccctgtctccctcggACCGCAGAAGCCCAGACTGCCCATTGACTTCAAGGAGGCTCATCGCCGATGGGAGGAGAGGCTGCAGAAG GGCAAAGCAAAAAAGAAGCCGTGCACCAAGCCAGAGCCCTTCAACTTCAGTCAGCCAGCGGCCCCCAGGGCGGCGCTGTTGAGTAAAAAGTTTTCGCATGCAGCAGGGGCTGAGACGGACCGAGCTGAACAGCTGCCCTCTAGCCAGGCGGTGGAAGCTGTGCAGTCCGTGAGCGATGGAGCCCAGCCTGCTGTACCAGTCATCAACAGGGCCGCACAGCCTCCGCGTCCGGACCAGTGTGCTCGCCCAGCAGCGAGCAAGCCAGCCCGGCCCCTGGGCCCCCTGTCCAGAGACGCGGGGCAGCCTGAGCTTCGTGAAGGCAGCACAGATGCCCATCCAAGGCCACGAAATACCGTCCTCTGTGTAAACCCGGCAGTGGGCGTCACAGAGCAGCCTGCACACCCAACAGGAACGCACCCGGGACCGCCTGTACCTCGCAGGCCCGTTGGTGCTCCCCATACCGAACACTCGTGGAGGGTCTTTGCACGGGACCCTACACAACCAAGCCCTTCTAAAACCAGGGACTCGAAATCGCCACCAGTCAGTGGCCCAGTTCTCTGTGGGCCCAGTGAATCGAGGAAGGTTGGCTGGCTGCCACATCATGCTGCTTTTCCACTGGCTAAACAGACTGTCCAGTTTGCAGACCCACCCTCTGGCCGACCTGGCCAGTGCTTAACGCCGGTGTTCAGCCCTGGGCTCCAGTCGGCACGGCGAGCCCTGTGCCATTCTGCCAGGGGTGCAGTCCTGCCCCACTACACGGACACCACCCTGGGCAGCACCGGGCACAGTGCTGTCCCAGCTCCTCACGCTAGCTATTCCCAGGTGCCTGGGACAGGGCAGTCGGTGACTGGGAACGCTGTCCAGTGTGAACACTCAACGCCTGGGAATTCTGTCCCTGGTGTCCCACCTTTGACTGGGAGTACAGTTCAACTAGAGAATGGGAATTTGGTCCAGTGTGAACACTTAAAGCCTGGGAATTCTGTCCCCGGTGTCCCACCTGTGACTGGGAATTCTGTCCAGGGCGAACACTCGGAGCCTGGGAATTCTGTCCCCGGTGTCCCACCTGTGACTGGGAATTCTGTCCAGGGCGAACACTCGGAGCCTGGGAATTCTGTCCCCGGCATCCCACCTGTGACTGGGAATTTTGTCCAGGGCGAACACTCGGAGCCTGGGAATTCTGTTCAGCCAGTGAATGAGAATTCTGGTTCTGATCCAGAGCCCATCACGCAGAACACGGCCGACACTGCGCTGACAG GTGGGCCCGTGCCCTTCACCCCTGACCCCGCGGCCCTCCGCCGTATCCTGGCCAGCGAGGCGGAGCACTGCCCGGCCTCCCTGAGGGGCAGCTCTGTCTGCATG CCCAGGAAGATGCTGCTGTCCAAGGGCCGGAGTGCTGTGGTCAGTGATGGAG CTGGCTCGGTGCCCTTCTCCCCGGACCCCGAGGCTCTTCGCAGTATCCTGCGCAACGAGGGGCTGAGAGCCAGGGCGCCCCTGGGGGAGCAGAGCAGAGCCTCGGTCAGGGGCAGCTCCATCTGCATG CCCCGCAGGATCCCGAAGGCGAAGGCCCAGAAGGCAGGAGCGACAGGCCCAG GCGATGAGCAGGCTGTGACAGCTCAGCTGTCGATGCCCCGCAGAGTCCCCAACACACGGCCGAGCTCCATG AGAAAATTGGGACAGTCCGTCTTCCGCACTCCTGTCTTCAGGACCACCCCTAGAGTTGAGGGTTACTCCAAAGACCCTGGactgtacaaagag GACAGCGTGGTCCAGGAGCTCCGGTTCGAGGAGCAGGAGCAGCGTGCCGCGGACGGGAGCGGGACGGGCTCGCGGCCTGACGCGCGGTCCGAG ATTGCTGCCCCCTCTCCTGTCCTGGAGAGAGAAGATCAGGGGCCCAGGGAGGAGGAGACGGGGCGTCGGCAGCTGCCGGAACGAGACGGGGCCGGGGTCCCCCAGCCCTTTCTGCAGGCCCCCCACCGGGCGTCTGTTATAGTGTTCTCCCAGGGtcccagggtgcacagggaagaCGCTGTTCAGGAGAGTGTCCTGGCTCCGCGGGCTGGGCCTGGGAGTGGGCGAGAGGGGCGGGTCCAGACCTGGCAGCCGGGCCTCCTCCTCTCCGGAGGGCATCCCGACGTGGAGCAGAGCGTTCCGGAGACAGCGGCATGCCCCCAAGGGAAACTCCCACCTACGGCGCCCGCCCTTGCAG GCAGCACGCCGGCGCCTCCTACAGGCACCAGACTGCGACGGCCCCGCCCCCTGGTCCCGTCTCTCCAGGAGGCCCTGCTGGACGAGGAGTGCGCCTTCTACACGTCCTGCGGCCCCGCCCCCCCGCGCCCCGCCCCCATCCGCCGCTGCGCCAACCCGCTGGCTCGCACCTTCGACTTCGAGGACTCGCTC CAGTTCGAGCCAATCTCCTCGCCCTCATCGGCTGAAGAGCAGAGTTTTATGTAA
- the LOC102688903 gene encoding aquaporin-4 isoform X2, which translates to MALRELRSRQFWRAVLAEVLGSLIFVSAVLGSSVPGPGEVGPIQPALAAGFVAMGLGQCFGDISGAQVNPAVTLAFLATRKLDLLRAAGYVLGQCLGATLGAGVLFLALPVKSAAECYVSKVREKEVSTEANAGQALAMEVLATFQLVFTIFSAEERRQRDGGDPGSWAVGFSLSAGVLTAARFSGGSMNPARSLGPAIITGIWEHHWVYWIGPMMGSVLAGVSHEFFFAASASRQKLIACLTCKDIEIVETASLSRSSLSTVTQTAMRAKQANKHDHN; encoded by the exons ATGGCTCTGCGAGAG CTGCGGAGCCGGCAGTTCTGGCGCGCGGTGCTGGCAGAGGTCCTGGGGTCCCTGATCTTCGTGTCGGCTGTGCTGGGCTCCTCGGTGCCGGGCCCCGGCGAAGTGGGGCCCATCCAGCCGGCCCTCGCAGCCGGGTTTGTGGCCATGGGGCTGGGCCAGTGTTTCGGGGACATCAGCGGGGCTCAGGTGAACCCTGCCGTCACGCTGGCCTTCCTGGCCACCCGCAAGCTCGACCTGCTGAGAGCGGCCGGCTACGTCCTGGGCCAGTGTCTGGGGGCCACGCTGGGGGCTGGCGTCCTCTTCCTGGCCCTTCCTGTGAAGTCTGCAGCGGAGTGCTACGTCAGCAAGGTCAGGGAGAAAGAG GTGTCCACTGAGGCCAACGCAGGCCAGGCACTGGCCATGGAGGTCCTGGCCACCTTCCAGCTGGTCTTCACCATCTTCTCAGCCGAGGAGCGGCGGCAGCGGGACGGGGGCGACCCGGGCAGCTGGGCCGTGGGGTTCTCGCTGAGCGCCGGCGTGCTGACCGCG GCCCGTTTCTCTGGTGGCAGTATGAACCCTGCTCGTTCCCTGGGGCCAGCCATCATCACCGGGATCTGGGAGCATCACTGG GTGTACTGGATTGGGCCGATGATGGGTTCGGTTCTGGCGGGGGTGTCCCATGAGTTCTTCTTTGCAGCCAGCGCCTCTCGACAGAAGCTGATCGCTTGCCTGACGTGCAAGGACATCGAGATCGTGGAAACAGCCAGCCTGTCGCGCTCTTCGCTGTCCACCGTCACCCAGACCGCCATGAGGGCCAAACAGGCCAACAAGCATGACCACAACTGA
- the LOC102688903 gene encoding aquaporin-4 isoform X1 encodes MALREELRSRQFWRAVLAEVLGSLIFVSAVLGSSVPGPGEVGPIQPALAAGFVAMGLGQCFGDISGAQVNPAVTLAFLATRKLDLLRAAGYVLGQCLGATLGAGVLFLALPVKSAAECYVSKVREKEVSTEANAGQALAMEVLATFQLVFTIFSAEERRQRDGGDPGSWAVGFSLSAGVLTAARFSGGSMNPARSLGPAIITGIWEHHWVYWIGPMMGSVLAGVSHEFFFAASASRQKLIACLTCKDIEIVETASLSRSSLSTVTQTAMRAKQANKHDHN; translated from the exons ATGGCTCTGCGAGAG GAGCTGCGGAGCCGGCAGTTCTGGCGCGCGGTGCTGGCAGAGGTCCTGGGGTCCCTGATCTTCGTGTCGGCTGTGCTGGGCTCCTCGGTGCCGGGCCCCGGCGAAGTGGGGCCCATCCAGCCGGCCCTCGCAGCCGGGTTTGTGGCCATGGGGCTGGGCCAGTGTTTCGGGGACATCAGCGGGGCTCAGGTGAACCCTGCCGTCACGCTGGCCTTCCTGGCCACCCGCAAGCTCGACCTGCTGAGAGCGGCCGGCTACGTCCTGGGCCAGTGTCTGGGGGCCACGCTGGGGGCTGGCGTCCTCTTCCTGGCCCTTCCTGTGAAGTCTGCAGCGGAGTGCTACGTCAGCAAGGTCAGGGAGAAAGAG GTGTCCACTGAGGCCAACGCAGGCCAGGCACTGGCCATGGAGGTCCTGGCCACCTTCCAGCTGGTCTTCACCATCTTCTCAGCCGAGGAGCGGCGGCAGCGGGACGGGGGCGACCCGGGCAGCTGGGCCGTGGGGTTCTCGCTGAGCGCCGGCGTGCTGACCGCG GCCCGTTTCTCTGGTGGCAGTATGAACCCTGCTCGTTCCCTGGGGCCAGCCATCATCACCGGGATCTGGGAGCATCACTGG GTGTACTGGATTGGGCCGATGATGGGTTCGGTTCTGGCGGGGGTGTCCCATGAGTTCTTCTTTGCAGCCAGCGCCTCTCGACAGAAGCTGATCGCTTGCCTGACGTGCAAGGACATCGAGATCGTGGAAACAGCCAGCCTGTCGCGCTCTTCGCTGTCCACCGTCACCCAGACCGCCATGAGGGCCAAACAGGCCAACAAGCATGACCACAACTGA
- the LOC102688903 gene encoding aquaporin-4 isoform X3, with translation MALREELRSRQFWRAVLAEVLGSLIFVSAVLGSSVPGPGEVGPIQPALAAGFVAMGLGQCFGDISGAQVNPAVTLAFLATRKLDLLRAAGYVLGQCLGATLGAGVLFLALPVKSAAECYVSKVSTEANAGQALAMEVLATFQLVFTIFSAEERRQRDGGDPGSWAVGFSLSAGVLTAARFSGGSMNPARSLGPAIITGIWEHHWVYWIGPMMGSVLAGVSHEFFFAASASRQKLIACLTCKDIEIVETASLSRSSLSTVTQTAMRAKQANKHDHN, from the exons ATGGCTCTGCGAGAG GAGCTGCGGAGCCGGCAGTTCTGGCGCGCGGTGCTGGCAGAGGTCCTGGGGTCCCTGATCTTCGTGTCGGCTGTGCTGGGCTCCTCGGTGCCGGGCCCCGGCGAAGTGGGGCCCATCCAGCCGGCCCTCGCAGCCGGGTTTGTGGCCATGGGGCTGGGCCAGTGTTTCGGGGACATCAGCGGGGCTCAGGTGAACCCTGCCGTCACGCTGGCCTTCCTGGCCACCCGCAAGCTCGACCTGCTGAGAGCGGCCGGCTACGTCCTGGGCCAGTGTCTGGGGGCCACGCTGGGGGCTGGCGTCCTCTTCCTGGCCCTTCCTGTGAAGTCTGCAGCGGAGTGCTACGTCAGCAAG GTGTCCACTGAGGCCAACGCAGGCCAGGCACTGGCCATGGAGGTCCTGGCCACCTTCCAGCTGGTCTTCACCATCTTCTCAGCCGAGGAGCGGCGGCAGCGGGACGGGGGCGACCCGGGCAGCTGGGCCGTGGGGTTCTCGCTGAGCGCCGGCGTGCTGACCGCG GCCCGTTTCTCTGGTGGCAGTATGAACCCTGCTCGTTCCCTGGGGCCAGCCATCATCACCGGGATCTGGGAGCATCACTGG GTGTACTGGATTGGGCCGATGATGGGTTCGGTTCTGGCGGGGGTGTCCCATGAGTTCTTCTTTGCAGCCAGCGCCTCTCGACAGAAGCTGATCGCTTGCCTGACGTGCAAGGACATCGAGATCGTGGAAACAGCCAGCCTGTCGCGCTCTTCGCTGTCCACCGTCACCCAGACCGCCATGAGGGCCAAACAGGCCAACAAGCATGACCACAACTGA
- the troap gene encoding uncharacterized protein troap isoform X1, with product MASCLALREQNRPAGAQEREPGLSYPAQGKRGASKPGAAQAGDRRRGVDAENCDPSSACPHPGGGVPLTGIPPGGKSGVLPVSLGPQKPRLPIDFKEAHRRWEERLQKGKAKKKPCTKPEPFNFSQPAAPRAALLSKKFSHAAGAETDRAEQLPSSQAVEAVQSVSDGAQPAVPVINRAAQPPRPDQCARPAASKPARPLGPLSRDAGQPELREGSTDAHPRPRNTVLCVNPAVGVTEQPAHPTGTHPGPPVPRRPVGAPHTEHSWRVFARDPTQPSPSKTRDSKSPPVSGPVLCGPSESRKVGWLPHHAAFPLAKQTVQFADPPSGRPGQCLTPVFSPGLQSARRALCHSARGAVLPHYTDTTLGSTGHSAVPAPHASYSQVPGTGQSVTGNAVQCEHSTPGNSVPGVPPLTGSTVQLENGNLVQCEHLKPGNSVPGVPPVTGNSVQGEHSEPGNSVPGVPPVTGNSVQGEHSEPGNSVPGIPPVTGNFVQGEHSEPGNSVQPVNENSGSDPEPITQNTADTALTGGPVPFTPDPAALRRILASEAEHCPASLRGSSVCMPRKMLLSKGRSAVVSDGAGSVPFSPDPEALRSILRNEGLRARAPLGEQSRASVRGSSICMPRRIPKAKAQKAGATGPGDEQAVTAQLSMPRRVPNTRPSSMRKLGQSVFRTPVFRTTPRVEGYSKDPGLYKEQDSVVQELRFEEQEQRAADGSGTGSRPDARSEIAAPSPVLEREDQGPREEETGRRQLPERDGAGVPQPFLQAPHRASVIVFSQGPRVHREDAVQESVLAPRAGPGSGREGRVQTWQPGLLLSGGHPDVEQSVPETAACPQGKLPPTAPALAGSTPAPPTGTRLRRPRPLVPSLQEALLDEECAFYTSCGPAPPRPAPIRRCANPLARTFDFEDSLQFEPISSPSSAEEQSFM from the exons ATGGCTTCCTGCCTTGCCCTGCGCGAACAGAACCGCCCCGCCGGCGCACA GGAAAGAGAGCCCGGCCTCAGCTACCCTGCCCAAGGAAAGAGGGGCGCTTCCAAACCGGGGGCGGCCCAGGCTGGGGATCGTCGCCGGGGCGTCGATGCCGAGAACTGCGACCCCTCCTCCGCCTGCCCCCATCCTGGGGGGGGTGTTCCCCTGACGGGAATCCCCCCAGGAGGAAAATCGGGGgttctccctgtctccctcggACCGCAGAAGCCCAGACTGCCCATTGACTTCAAGGAGGCTCATCGCCGATGGGAGGAGAGGCTGCAGAAG GGCAAAGCAAAAAAGAAGCCGTGCACCAAGCCAGAGCCCTTCAACTTCAGTCAGCCAGCGGCCCCCAGGGCGGCGCTGTTGAGTAAAAAGTTTTCGCATGCAGCAGGGGCTGAGACGGACCGAGCTGAACAGCTGCCCTCTAGCCAGGCGGTGGAAGCTGTGCAGTCCGTGAGCGATGGAGCCCAGCCTGCTGTACCAGTCATCAACAGGGCCGCACAGCCTCCGCGTCCGGACCAGTGTGCTCGCCCAGCAGCGAGCAAGCCAGCCCGGCCCCTGGGCCCCCTGTCCAGAGACGCGGGGCAGCCTGAGCTTCGTGAAGGCAGCACAGATGCCCATCCAAGGCCACGAAATACCGTCCTCTGTGTAAACCCGGCAGTGGGCGTCACAGAGCAGCCTGCACACCCAACAGGAACGCACCCGGGACCGCCTGTACCTCGCAGGCCCGTTGGTGCTCCCCATACCGAACACTCGTGGAGGGTCTTTGCACGGGACCCTACACAACCAAGCCCTTCTAAAACCAGGGACTCGAAATCGCCACCAGTCAGTGGCCCAGTTCTCTGTGGGCCCAGTGAATCGAGGAAGGTTGGCTGGCTGCCACATCATGCTGCTTTTCCACTGGCTAAACAGACTGTCCAGTTTGCAGACCCACCCTCTGGCCGACCTGGCCAGTGCTTAACGCCGGTGTTCAGCCCTGGGCTCCAGTCGGCACGGCGAGCCCTGTGCCATTCTGCCAGGGGTGCAGTCCTGCCCCACTACACGGACACCACCCTGGGCAGCACCGGGCACAGTGCTGTCCCAGCTCCTCACGCTAGCTATTCCCAGGTGCCTGGGACAGGGCAGTCGGTGACTGGGAACGCTGTCCAGTGTGAACACTCAACGCCTGGGAATTCTGTCCCTGGTGTCCCACCTTTGACTGGGAGTACAGTTCAACTAGAGAATGGGAATTTGGTCCAGTGTGAACACTTAAAGCCTGGGAATTCTGTCCCCGGTGTCCCACCTGTGACTGGGAATTCTGTCCAGGGCGAACACTCGGAGCCTGGGAATTCTGTCCCCGGTGTCCCACCTGTGACTGGGAATTCTGTCCAGGGCGAACACTCGGAGCCTGGGAATTCTGTCCCCGGCATCCCACCTGTGACTGGGAATTTTGTCCAGGGCGAACACTCGGAGCCTGGGAATTCTGTTCAGCCAGTGAATGAGAATTCTGGTTCTGATCCAGAGCCCATCACGCAGAACACGGCCGACACTGCGCTGACAG GTGGGCCCGTGCCCTTCACCCCTGACCCCGCGGCCCTCCGCCGTATCCTGGCCAGCGAGGCGGAGCACTGCCCGGCCTCCCTGAGGGGCAGCTCTGTCTGCATG CCCAGGAAGATGCTGCTGTCCAAGGGCCGGAGTGCTGTGGTCAGTGATGGAG CTGGCTCGGTGCCCTTCTCCCCGGACCCCGAGGCTCTTCGCAGTATCCTGCGCAACGAGGGGCTGAGAGCCAGGGCGCCCCTGGGGGAGCAGAGCAGAGCCTCGGTCAGGGGCAGCTCCATCTGCATG CCCCGCAGGATCCCGAAGGCGAAGGCCCAGAAGGCAGGAGCGACAGGCCCAG GCGATGAGCAGGCTGTGACAGCTCAGCTGTCGATGCCCCGCAGAGTCCCCAACACACGGCCGAGCTCCATG AGAAAATTGGGACAGTCCGTCTTCCGCACTCCTGTCTTCAGGACCACCCCTAGAGTTGAGGGTTACTCCAAAGACCCTGGactgtacaaagag CAGGACAGCGTGGTCCAGGAGCTCCGGTTCGAGGAGCAGGAGCAGCGTGCCGCGGACGGGAGCGGGACGGGCTCGCGGCCTGACGCGCGGTCCGAG ATTGCTGCCCCCTCTCCTGTCCTGGAGAGAGAAGATCAGGGGCCCAGGGAGGAGGAGACGGGGCGTCGGCAGCTGCCGGAACGAGACGGGGCCGGGGTCCCCCAGCCCTTTCTGCAGGCCCCCCACCGGGCGTCTGTTATAGTGTTCTCCCAGGGtcccagggtgcacagggaagaCGCTGTTCAGGAGAGTGTCCTGGCTCCGCGGGCTGGGCCTGGGAGTGGGCGAGAGGGGCGGGTCCAGACCTGGCAGCCGGGCCTCCTCCTCTCCGGAGGGCATCCCGACGTGGAGCAGAGCGTTCCGGAGACAGCGGCATGCCCCCAAGGGAAACTCCCACCTACGGCGCCCGCCCTTGCAG GCAGCACGCCGGCGCCTCCTACAGGCACCAGACTGCGACGGCCCCGCCCCCTGGTCCCGTCTCTCCAGGAGGCCCTGCTGGACGAGGAGTGCGCCTTCTACACGTCCTGCGGCCCCGCCCCCCCGCGCCCCGCCCCCATCCGCCGCTGCGCCAACCCGCTGGCTCGCACCTTCGACTTCGAGGACTCGCTC CAGTTCGAGCCAATCTCCTCGCCCTCATCGGCTGAAGAGCAGAGTTTTATGTAA